AGCGGTACACCAGTAagggcttcaacttaaagtcccCAGTGGCACTGCCACCAAGCAGCAGCATCAAGCGATCTTTGTATGACTTAAACCCTGGCTCAGCATTCTCTTCCTCGGAAGTGAACGTTTCTTCGGGCATTCTCTTCCAATCAAGTCCTGTCTCATCTACGTTAAAGACACCCGGGGGGCGTACTCACCTTCTTCGATGATGCTTTTCAGCATTTCTGTGTACATGTTCTTGTTGCTGGGAGCTGCGCTGTTCAACTTGAAGTGGGGCAAACAGTGGCGCTCCTTGAATCTCACAAGCCACCCTGACCCTTTACTCACATGAAACCTCTCCACTTGAGAGCTTTCGCCATGTTCACGCTGTAAGTCATCAAACAGCCTTCTGAACGATGGCGGCGTTCAAGGGCGCATTTCGCTGCCTCTGGTCTTCCAGCCACAAGCTCAGCAGCCGCTCCATACTCTCCATCACTGCACTTCGATGGCGAGTCAACCGTGAGGCTCTCAAAGGAGTAGCTATTTGAGAACtcgatttttttctttactatctCAGATGGTCGCCACTGTAGAGACAGCAAGACCTAAGGCCTTTGCGATCTGACTGAGCTTTTCACCCGCTTCAAATCGTCGTAACACTTCCAATTTGAGGTCAAGGGTAATCACTTTCCGTTCCCTTTTGGCACTAGGGATGACAGTTGCATCTGTGGGCCTTTTCCCAGGCATTTCTGCCTCCAAAATGTCAGAAAATCACAGCGGTCTCAAGTGCAAGAAGGCTGTGGTTCCTCTACGTCCCCCTGCAGAACTCGGTAAACAGAAAACGAGGCTAGGAAGAGGCGCAGGCTGATGTCCCGGAGACGTGGACGGGTCGCCATGGGCAGGCCCAGCCCCACTGCCCAGCCCCGCTGCTTCACTGTCCACTCCGAGGAGGCCGCGCGGGTCTCCCGGTGCCGCTCCAGGTCCGCGTGGTGGGGCCGTGCGGCCGCAGGCACATACAAGCGGCCTGGGTTCTGGGGCTCCAGAAAAAGTTGCAACCAACCAAGCAGACAAACGGAACTCCGTGAGGGGGACACTGCGGCAGCAACGTCCCGGGGCGGTTTTCTACTGCAGCGGAGGGCGGGCCGGGCGGCTGTTCGGTTTCGGGAGCTGCTTTCCATGGAGGATCCCAGCAATAAGTGTGGATGCAGATGCCCGATTTAAGATAAGCCTAAAGGCGCTGGGTATCCCCTTAGCGCCCAGCTTTCTGGGCAGGACGAGCCTGCGCTGGCGATCAAAGCCTCGAACTGTCAGGCGACGGCGTGGACACCCAAGACTGGGCCCCAGCCGGCGCCGCGGCCCTGCTGCGCATGCGCGAGGCCTCCCTATGCGTGCGGGGCCGTAGGACCGCTCTCCCGTTGCGCATGCGCGCGCTCGGGCGGCGCGGGGTCTGGGTCTGGGGATGTGGTACCGGCCGCTGGCGGCGGCCGGCAGTATAGCGGTGGCCGGGCCACTGGCCTTGCTGTGGCGATGTGGTGGTCCAGGAGGCAGCAGGACGGCCAAGACCAGCGCGAGGGCCCTGGGCACGGCCCGGCAGGTGAGCGAGGAGGCGCTGTCCGCCGGTTCCGGGCGGCTGGTCTGCGCTGGACGCCGCGTGACGCCATTCGCCTGCGCCGGCCGCGGGGGAGCGCGGGAGCGCGGCGGCCCGGACCCGGTCCCCGCAGTGAGGCCGGCAGCCCCTGGCCGGAGCTTCCCGCCGCCCGCCTCCTCCCGGGCGTCCCCTCCGTCTCCAAACTCCTCTTCTCCCCGCTGCCTCTTCCACCCACTTGTTGCGGAATTCCCGCTGTTTCCTGGATGCCCGCGCACCTCGGACATCGGAACCGGGACCTCCAGCCTCCTTGCTGGGCTCTGTAGAGAGCCGGGCGTTGAGCGGTTTGCGCTTGAGTCCCACCTGCTCGCGAACCAACTTTGTGGCCCCGCGTGCCGGCCCGTTTCCTCCTGGGCTCGGCGGCATTCGGCTGTATCCACCTCGCAGTTACTCAGTGGACCAGATACGATGAGAGGCGTGAAAGGGTTTTGCAAACTGTTCTTCATTCAGCGACCAGTCACTGTCGTAACAGCTAATACTGAGAGCTAACGGCTTTACGCGGATTGTCTGTCTTACACCCGCCCTGTAGGTAGATATGGCTGTAACCGTAttgtaatttattatattattttttaaatttgggggCGGGgccggagtctcgctgtgttgtctaggctggaatCGAACTCATGGgcacaagcgattctcctgtctcagcctctggagtagctgggactacaggcttgagccacgtgCCCTGCTCATAACCCTGTTTTTTATAGGGTTATAGTCTAAGGCCggaatattctgtattttaagattgctttattttttttatttttattttttttttttgagacggagtctcgcgctgtgtcacccaggctggagtgcagtggcgcgatctcggctcactgcaagctccgcctcccaggttcacgccattctcctgcctcagcctccgagtagctgggactacaggcgcccgccaccacgcccggctagttttttgtatttttagtagagacggggtttcaccatgttagccaggatggtctcgatttcctgacctcgcgatccacccgcctcggcctcccaaagtgctgggattacaggcttgagccaccgcgcccggccaagattgctttatttttatgttgctaCATCCCAGTGGGCAGCAgtaaagttgaatttttttttttttctaatgcagAGTTTTTGAATTTTGATCCCAGAAAACTGTCATGGTTTTCAGACagtagtaaaataaaaagaagggtTCCATGAGTATTTCTGTCCTGTCTTCAGGAATGAACTTTCCCTTCATCTCCATTCATTTGGGAAACTGTATGATGGTTTTGTTTCTAGCAATATGAGCGAAAGCAGTCTTTCACCTGTGGCCATGTGGCATCAGCATTGCAGAGGCCCTCCTGGTGGTTAACACATGTTAACAGTCAGCAATGTACAATATCAGTGTGTACAGCCTAATACAGCCCAGGAGAGTTTTGAATCATTGAACTGCTATAGACCCCTTTATGAAGGGAGGACGGACGTTGAGTGATCTTTGAGTTCCTTCCCAGACTGGGTCATTCATCTGTATCTCATTTATTAGAGATCGATCTGTTAATCATCTACCAGGGAATGTCTGGGTGAACACAACAGGCAAGGGCTCTGCCCCACTGGCTTGCTCTCCTTTGAGAGCTTAATGACTTGTGGACTGAGGGTGACATGCAGAAGTTGGAGAGGTGGCagcaatttgctttttttttttttttgagatggagtttccctcttgttgcccatgctggagtgcagtggcgcaatctcagctcaccgcaacctccgactctcaggttcaagcgattctcctgcctcagcctcccaagtagctgggattacaggtgcccgccaccacacccagctgatttttgtattttttttttttttttttttttttgagacggagtcttgctctgttgcccgggctggagtgcagtggccggatctcagctcactgcaggctccgccttccgagtttacaccattctcctgcctcagcctcccgagtagctggggctccaggcgccggccacctcgcccggctagttttttgtgcttttttttttttttttttttttttttttaagtagagacggggtttcaccgtgttagccaggatggtctcgatctcctgaccttgtgatccacccgtctcggctgggattacaggcttgagccactgcgtccggcactgattttgtatttttagtagagacggccgggcacagtggctcgcgcctgtaatcacagcactttgggaggccgagatgggcggatcacctgaggtggggagttggagaccagtctgaccaatgtggagaaaccccgtctctacttaaagtataaaattagccgggcgtggtggcaggcgcctgtaatcccagcttctcgggaggctggggcaggagaattgcttgaacctgggaggcggaggttgcggtgagccaaggttgcgccgttgcactccagcctgggagtgggactccgtctcaaagaaaacaaaacgaaaaacgCCCTAACAGCTCTCTTCATGGACGCTTATGTTGTGTAGGCTTCCATGCAGTCATCTTTCATTCATTGAGCTACCTACTCTATCCTTGTTCTCATGGAGTTTACGTGCTGTGCAAGGAGGAACCAGACAATAAATAAGCAAGTATTAGGCATGTAAGGAAAGGaagcagaataaaggaaatagaaaatgaagaaagggaaTAGAGGAGGGATAAACCCTGTTACTTGTGTCTCCTGCAGGAAGTGAGGGATTCAGATGAGCTTACTCGGAGAATGGAATAGAAAGTGCCCTGCCCTAGGGTAGGTCCAGCCTTGTGTTTGTGTGATCAGCATGAGGAAGAGTTTAGTGAGAGACAGTGAGGCCAAGGAGGGGCAGGGCCTCATAGACCTGCTGAGGTTGcacctgtgtgctgtgtgcgcgTCTGTGGGACCCAGAATAAGGGTCAACTCATTTATGGTCTGACTGGAAAGAGGACAGCAGCACTTTGCCCTGTTTAAGGGAGTTTGTGTTTTGCCCACCTTCACATCTTGACTTtgcatatacaaaaactaatttaGCAAGATTATCTATTGTGAGCTGTGAACTGACTTGCGGAAAACTCCAAGAAGGAATGGTAGACTCTTGTCTCAGTGTTTACGTTTACTGTGAGAACTACATCTGACTTAACCAGATTGTGTCCTAACCAAATCACAAAAGGACTAAATTGTGAATTAAAGCAAAGGAATTGGATGTTTTATCAAGTTTTGGAAGCCTGAAGAGTCATACTTTGTACCTTCAGGGCTGTAGGCTACCTGGTATCTACCCAGCCACCACGACCAGCGCCACGCCGTCTTTGGGGTGGTCCTGGAAAAGCCCTGGAAGATTGGGGCATCAGAACTCTCTGCACACCTTCAGCGACCAGCTGTCTTCAGGCACTCACATTACCTCTCAGTTTCTACTTTCTCAGATGGGCAGTGGGGATCAAGTGAGGTAAGAGGCACTTGGCACCCTACAATGTGCAGTACGACCGCCTTCTGTTCTTTGCGTAGGTTTCCTGTTGACCCACGCCTTGGGTTCCAAACCCCCATCGGGGAAACACACATTCATGGGACCCTTGGAGAGTCATTGCTCGCTCTGTGTCAGGTACCGTGCGCCGCTGGTGCGGGGATGGCTGCTGCAGATGGATTTCATTCATGATGCAGGAGCCTTTGCTAGCCCCACAGCCTTTACTGTCAGCATTCTCTTTctgagctgcttttttttttccctgacttTAATATCTTTTTCATAGCATGTCTTACGTTTTAGTCTACTGTGGTCTTTTACAGGGATATTTGAATAGTGTAGTTAATTAGAAAGTTACTAATGGGGGAATGAGTTTACTTTGGGGTAATAGCCTACAGAGTTGCATCACCCTGAATGTTGACGCAGCTGAAATAACACAGGTGTTGTCAACTATTGGTCTTGTTTCATTATAACAAAATATTGGAGGCTCACggctatcatcccagcactttgggtggctgaggcaggtagatcacctgaggtcaggagttcaagaacagcctgaccaatatggtgaaaccctgtctctaataaaaatacaaaaattagccagcgtggtggtgtacacctgtaatcccagctacttgggagatagggagaatcgcttgaacccaggaggcagaggttgcagtgagctgagatcacgccaccgtagtccagcctgggtgacagaggaagactgtctcaaaaataaataaataaataaaatattggggaCAATATAAATTCACTGGTTATGTTGGGATTTTGTTGGATACAGTTAGTACTGGGTTATTGAGTacttagattttgtttttatatatatatatatgtttgtgtgtgtgtgtgtttttgagacagagcctcactgtcgccaggctggagtgcagtggcacgatctcggcttactgcaacctccgcctcccaggttcaagcaattctcctaccttagcctcccgagtaattgggaatacaggcgcccacctccatgcctggctaatttttgtacttttagtacagacggggtttcaccatgttggccaggctggtctcaaactcctgacctcacgtgatcctcctgcctcagcctcccaaagtgctgagattacagacatgagccacggcacccggtgGACGTTTTCCTCCTTGAAGACTGAAGAAAATACAGAGCTGctggaaaaattgttttcttggCCTGACAAAAACTCTTACCTCTTGCTGGATGCCGTATTACCTGCCTGTTGTCCCtgctgtgaatagccactgcactccaatgagatcccatcttaaaaaaaaaaaaaaaaaaaaaaaaaggctaggctcacgcctgtgatcccagcactttgggaggtgaaagtgggcagatcacctgaggtgaggagttcgagaccagcctaaccaacatggtgaaactccatctctactaaaaatacaaaaattagccgggcaaggtggcgggcgcctgtaatcccagctactcgggagactgaggcaggagaatggcatgaaccctggaggcagaggttgcagtgagctgagatcacaccactgcactctggcctgggcaagagcaaaactcggtgtcataaaaaaaaaaaagaaagaaaagaaattaatctcTCGGTTGACCAAAGATGAGTCATAGTGTATTTCAGTATTTAAATTTTACGCATTTGTATGTTTTAGTCTTACAGTCTTATTTTTGAAGCTGCAATATTTTAAGTTACTAAATAAAGTTGCCTCCGTTTCTTagccatgttttttgttttttagggagCTTTTTGCTTGCTGTTGGAGGCTATAGCTATAAAAATTTGCAGTGCATTTCTGCAGTGAACTTGTTCCTGTTTAGTTCTATTGAATCATATTTCTAATGGGATATTTA
This genomic window from Macaca mulatta isolate MMU2019108-1 chromosome 20, T2T-MMU8v2.0, whole genome shotgun sequence contains:
- the CENPBD1 gene encoding LOW QUALITY PROTEIN: putative CENPB DNA-binding domain-containing protein 1 (The sequence of the model RefSeq protein was modified relative to this genomic sequence to represent the inferred CDS: inserted 3 bases in 2 codons; substituted 1 base at 1 genomic stop codon), whose protein sequence is MPGKRPTDATVIPSAKRERKVITLDLKLEVLRRFEAGEKLSQIAKALGLAVSTVATIXDSKEXKSSSQIATPLRASRLTRHRSAVMESMERLLSLWLEDQRQRNAPLNAAIVQKAXFDDLQREHGESSQVERFHVSKGSGWLVRFKERHCLPHFKLNSAAPSNKNMYTEMLKSIIEEGEYAPRVSLT